CTATCAGCCGTATCGAGAGATGCTGAAGTCTTCGGTCGCTGATATGAACAACGTCGGTGGCTCTGCTTTCGCCGGCTGCATCACCGCGGCGCTTTTCCTCGAGCATTTTGTAACGGACAACATTCCATGGGTACACATCGATACGTACGCCTGGAACCAGGCAAACCGACCCGGCCGTCCCAAAGGGGGTGAGGCCCTCGGTATGCGCGCGGTGTTTGAACTGCTGCGGAAGCGTTACGCGCCACCCAGCTGAAGCGGCTGGCGCCGAGATTTCGGTGAAAAAGCTGCACGGGCGCCGCTGCGGCGCCCGTGCGTCGATCAGTTGGTGATCGTTTCCGGAACCCGCTTCTCGGTGAGAGCTGCGGTGCGCTGTCCTTCGCCGGTCAGGCTGATGATGTCGCCCAGGATCCGTACGGTTTCGTTGAGCAGAACGTCGGGCGCGTCGTCCTCATAGTCGTTGGCGGTTTCCAGCTCGGCGTTCAGTGCCTCAGGCGGAATATCCGGGTTGGTGGTCGAGAGCAGCTTGACGTCGTCGCTGGCCGACTTGGCAAAAGCCTCGCGGGCGGCCTTGCGAACGGTCCGCAGCTCCTCTTCCTTTTCGAGCTCCGCCCGGCGCGCCTCTTCGAGCAGCGATACCCGGGTCTGATCTCGGGCTTCGCGCATGGTGGCGATGTCTTCCAGTAGATACTTAAACTCGGCGTCGTTCTCCAGCCGCTCCTGCGAGCGCTGCTCCACCACGGGCAGGATGCCGGTCAGGTCGTCGTAGATTTTGTAGCGTGTCGGCGGAATGCTGGTCCAGGGCAGGGCGTTGTCCAGCGAGCTTTCACCGTACTTGTCCTCGATGCCGGCGGTCGGGAAGATGATGTCAGGAATCACACCCCGGTGCTGGGTACTGCCACCGTTAACCCGGAAGAACTGGGCAATGGTGAGCTTCAGCTGGCCAAATTTCGGATCGTCACCTTTACCGTAGCGGTCGAGGTTGATCAGGTTCTGCACCGTGCCTTTGCCGAAGGTCGGCTCACCGATGACCACGCCACGACCATAATCCTGAATCGCTGCGGCGAAGATCTCAGACGCGGAGGCGCTGTGGCGATTTACCAGCACAACCAGCGGGCCTTCCCAGGCAGCGCCGCGGTCACCGTCGGTCTCGACGTCGATTTTTCCGCTGGAATCGCGAACCTGCACAACCGGGCCCCGATCGATAAACAAACCGGTCAGGTCGGTCGCCTCGGCCAGCGAGCCGCCGCCGTTGTTGCGAAGATCCATCACGATGCCGTCGACACCTTCGTTCTTGAGCCCGGCAATCAGCGCTCTCACGTCGCGCGTCGAAGAACGATAGTCCTCATCGCGGCGGGCGCGTGCGGCAAAGTCGAGGTAGAAAGCCGGCAAGTCGATCACGCCGATCCGGTGCGTGCTGCCCTGCCACTCGATTTCGAAGGTGCTGCTCTGGGCGGCCTGCTCCTCCAGCTTCACCTTGTCGCGAACCAGGCCGATGTTGACCGGCTGGCCGTCGATGCCGGTTTCCGCCGGAATCACTTCAAGGACCACCTCGGTGCCGGAGGTTCCGCGGATCAGTTCCACGACATCATCCAGGCGCCAGCCGACGACGTCGGTCGCTTCTTCGCCCGGCGTTTCGGTGACCGAGATGATGCGATCGCCAACCTTCAGCCGGCCGTCTTTGGAGGCCGGGCCGCCGGGCACAACGCGGCGGATGGTCGTGTATTCGTTCTCGCGCTGCAGCACGGCGCCGATGCCTTCGAGCGACAGCCGCATGGAGATTTGAAAGTTCTCTGAGCTGCGGGGCGCCAGGTAGCCGGTGTGGGGCTCGATCGAGAGCGCGAATGCGTTCATGTAGTACTGGAAGACGTCTTCCGAATCCAGCTCAGAAACGCGCCGGTCGAGGTTTTCATAACGCTGACGCAGGACGTCGTTGGCGCTCTCCTCTTCCTTGTTGGCCAGACGAAGACGCAGCATGTCGTTCTTCACTCGCCGCCGCCAGATGTCGTTCAGCTCAGTTTCGGTCTTGGCCCAGGGTGCTTCAGATCGATCGAGCTCAAGCGATTCGTTGATCTCGAAATCGAACGGCTTTTCGAGCAGCGCGGTCGCAAATTCGATCCGCTCGTTCACCCGTTGAGCGTAAACGTTGAAGATGACAAAAGCCGCTGACAGATCCTGCTTTTTCAGCGCGTCGTCGAGGACCGTCCGGAAAGCTTCGAACTGACGGACGTCTGAATCCATAAAGAACACCCGATTAGGGTCCAGGCTTTCCAGGTAGCGATCCAAAATCGCTGACGACAGCGTGTCGTCGAGGCGGGTCTTCTTGTAGTGCGCGCGCGTCAGAAAGGTGGTTGCCCAACGGCTGGCCTCGAGCTGGTTTGGTTCGGGCTGCAGCGTCAGCGGCCGCTCGGGCGTTTTGGCCGTTGCGACGCCGGCGACCAGCAAGGCGATGCTAAGCGTTGCGGTCAGCCGAGCGGCAAGCCGATTAGCCAGTGAGATGGCACTTGGGGCGGTGTTCTTGACGCGCGTCATTCAGTTCTCCTTGGTACGCCGGGGAACTGGCACTCCGGCCAGCGGTTCCTTTAGGACCACAAAAGATACCAAAGGGTTTCACCCGAAACGTTGCGCCCCGGACCCTACCGCTGACACAACATGTTCATTAAACAGCCTCTGGGCCGCTTAACTGCTTTATCGGCAGTTAGTACGAACCCTGGAGCTTTGTCAAGGCTAAGCCGACAAAACGGTTGTTACATGCGCCAAAAGTGCTGCTGCAACCTCAGCCTTCGACGCCGACCGAAGCTTTGCTGGCCATCTCGTCCGCGTGATACGAAGAGCGAACCAGCGGGCCGCTTGCAACGTGGCTGAAGCCCATCTGGTTGCCCAGCGCTTCGATCTGGGCGAACTCTTCCGGCGTCCAGTAGCGGATCACCGGGTGATGATGTGCCGTCGGCTGCAGGTACTGGCCGACGGTCACCATGTCGACGTCATGTCGCTTCAGGTCCTCCAGACAGCCGATGACCTGATCCATGTTCTCACCGAGGCCGAGCATAATGCCGGACTTGGTCGGCAGCTCTGGGTGGCGCTGCTTAAAGCGCTGCAGCAGATCCATCGACCACTGGTAGTCGGCGCCGGGCCTGACCTGTCGATACAGGTCGGGCACCGTTTCGACGTTGTGATTAAAAACGTCTGGCGGCTCCTCGCTGAGAATATCCAGCGCGCGCTCCATCCGGCCTTTGCCGCGGAAGTCGGGCGTCAGGATTTCTACCTTGATACCCGGTTTAGCATCGCGCACGGCACGTATACATTCTGCGAAATGTGCAGCGCCTCCGTCCCGCAGATCGTCACGGTCGACCGAGGTGATCACCACGTACCGCAGGTTCATTTGCGCGATGGTCTCCGCGAGCCGCCGGGGCTCGTCGGTGTCGACAGCCTTGGGGCGGCCGTGGGCAACGTCGCAGAAGGCGCAGCGCCGGGTGCAGATCTCGCCCAAAATCATGAATGTCGCGGTGCCCTTGGAGAAGCACTCGTGAATGTTGGGGCACGAGGCTTCCTCGCAGACGGTGACGAGCGCGTTCTGCCGCAGGTTGGCCTTCAGTCTGCCCACCGCGTTGCCGGCAGGGATACGCACGCGTATCCAGTCGGGTTTCCGCAGGCTGGGGGCTGCCGGGTCGAAGGTGACCGGGTTTCGCGCGATCTTTGACGCGCCGGTTTGTTTTTTGCCGACAACTACCTGTTCAGAGGTGTCGGTGGTGGCACTGCTAGACACAAGCGCCCTCCTTGGTATTGATGATATGCCCACTCAGGTCGGCCAGTCGCTGGATCAGCGTCATTCCCGCGCTGCGCCAGTCCTCGGTGATGCCGAGCGCGCTGCTTTGCGTCATCTCCAACCCCTCAAAGCCACAGGGGTTGATGCGGGAAAACGGCTGAAGGTCCATGGCCACGTTAACCGCCATGCCGTGAAAACTGCATCCACGCCGAACCCGCAGGCCCAGCGAAGCGATTTTTTGGCCGCTCACATAAACCCCCGGAGCCTTGTCCCGGCGCTCCGCGGTGACGTGATGTTCAGCCAGCCAGTCGATGACGCTCTGTTCGAGCCAATCGACCAGCGTACGGATACCGATTTTTGCCCGCTTGAGGTCCCAAAGCGGATAAAGGACCGCCTGGCCGGGGCCGTGGTAGGTGACCTGGCCGCCCCGATCCACCTGCAGCAGCGGAATATCGCCGGGTGCCAGAACATGGTCTCGGGTCGCCGCCTGACCCAGCGTAAACACCGGGGGGTGTTCCACCAGCCAAAGCTCATCGCCGGTGCCCGCATCACGCTGATCGGTAAACGCCTGCATCCGACGCCAGACCGGCTCGTAGGCCTCCCGGCCAAGGTCGCGAACGGTCAGCGCTAGAGCGTCCACAGGACCTGTTCGTGGCGGGTCAGTTCACCGTAAATCGCCTCGAGCTGCTCGCGCGATTCCACCTGAACGGTGACGGTAATCGACTCGTATTTGCCGCCTTTTGAGGGGCGCGAGCGCACCGCATCTTCCTCCACGGCCACGTGGCGCGAAACAATCTCCAGCACCTGTTCGGTCAGCCCAGCCCCGCTTTTGCCCATCGCTTTGATGGGATAGGTGCAGGGAAACTCCAGGCCGCGGCCTTCCTCGATCTCCGCAGCGGCGTTGCGGCGCTCGCCGCCCGCGCCGGAATCAGTCGCCGAAGTCATGAAACCACAGCGCGATACTGTCGCTCATCCGCCGCCAGAAACCGCCGCGCTCAACCTCGTTGAGCGTCAGAAGCGGAGAGCTGGCTTTGAGCTCGTCGCCCAGGAAGACGCGCAGGCTGCCCACCTCATAGCCCGAGGCGAGCGGTGCGGTCAGGACCGACATCACCTCGGTTTCCGCCCGCAGGTTTTCGTACTGGCCGCTCGGGATCGTGATGTGGATGTCACCCGCAATCCCCAGTCCAAGCTCCTCGTCCACGCCCTTCCAGACCTTCACGCGGCTCAGCTCTTCACCGGCGCGATAGAGCTGGTGGGTTTCGAAGAAGCGAAAGCCGTAATTCAGAAGCTTCTGGGAATCGTCGGCCCGGCTGTTCTCCGACGCGGACCCCATGACTACGCTGATCAGCCGCATGCCACCACGCTGCGCTGACGCGGCCAGGCAGTAGCCCGCCGAGCTGGTGTGGCCGGTTTTCAGGCCGTCGACCGCCGGATCGCGCCACAGCAGGTTGTTGCGGTTATGCTGGCGGATCTCGTTGAAGGTGAACTCTTTCTCGGAGTACCACTTGTAGTAGTCGGGAAAGTCCCGAATCAGCGCTGACGACAGGGTGGCAATATCGCGCGCTGTGGTCAGATGCTCAGCGGCGGGCAGGCCGGTGGCGTTCAAAAAATTTGAGTTGTTCATCCCCAGACTGGCCGCGTACTGGTTCATCAACGCCGCAAACGTCTCCTCGCTGCCGGCGATGTGCTCGGCGAGCGCGACGCTGGCATCGTTGCCCGACTGCACGATCATGCCTTTGAGCAGGTCTGAGACCTGGACCTGATTGCCCACCTCAATAAACATCTTGGAGCCTTCGGTGCGCCAGGCTTTTTCGCTGACCGGGACCATCTCCTGGAGATTTAGGCCTCCCGACCTGAGCTCGGAGAACACGATATAAGAAGTCATCAGCTTGGTGATACTGGCAGGTTCAATCGGCTGATCGACGTTCTGGGAGGCAAGGACCTCGCCGGAGGCATGGTCCAGGAGGATGTAGCTGGTAGCGCCGATCTGAGGCGGCGCGGGCACGGGCATGGTGGGCGCGGCTGCTGCCACGCCGCTTGTTATCAGCAGCAGACCCGCCAGGGTGGCGGTCAGCTTGGAGAAATTTTCCGTCAGATAGCGCATAGCACCAGTCAGTTTCGTCGGGCCGGGCATTATACGGGGTGTACCCGGCCAGCACAGTCCCAGAAAAAAGGTTATCTCGCGCGCCAAAATCGCGCTGAACCCCCGTGATTCCTACTCAAAAACCACCCGCGCCGTGCCGAAGCCCCAGGTCCTTAGCTGATTGGCCAACGATTCGGCGGTGGCGGCGTCCGCCAGCGGCCCCACGCGCACCCGATGCAGCTGCTGCCCTCCGGGTTCGCGGGTGGTTTTCACCAGCGCAGAGTCAACATTTTTCTGCCGCAGGCGACCGACCATGGTCAGCGCGTTGTCCCGGCTGGAAAACGCGCCGAGCTGGAGAAACACATTGCTGGCGGTGGCGACGCTGGGTCGTCGGTCGCCGCCGTCGGGCACAATCGCCACCACTTCCACCTGCGCCGTACCGTCGCGGATCATGTCCAGCCGTTCGGCAGCGGCAAACGAC
The Pseudomonadota bacterium DNA segment above includes these coding regions:
- the lipA gene encoding lipoyl synthase; translation: MSSSATTDTSEQVVVGKKQTGASKIARNPVTFDPAAPSLRKPDWIRVRIPAGNAVGRLKANLRQNALVTVCEEASCPNIHECFSKGTATFMILGEICTRRCAFCDVAHGRPKAVDTDEPRRLAETIAQMNLRYVVITSVDRDDLRDGGAAHFAECIRAVRDAKPGIKVEILTPDFRGKGRMERALDILSEEPPDVFNHNVETVPDLYRQVRPGADYQWSMDLLQRFKQRHPELPTKSGIMLGLGENMDQVIGCLEDLKRHDVDMVTVGQYLQPTAHHHPVIRYWTPEEFAQIEALGNQMGFSHVASGPLVRSSYHADEMASKASVGVEG
- a CDS encoding septal ring lytic transglycosylase RlpA family protein, translating into MEPTPRAEPLSAVGNHSPYRVLGRTYRVMASANGYQERGVASWYGPNFHGKPTSNQETFDMYAITAAHRTLPLPSYARVTRIDTGASVVVRVNDRGPFKKGRIIDLSFAAAERLDMIRDGTAQVEVVAIVPDGGDRRPSVATASNVFLQLGAFSSRDNALTMVGRLRQKNVDSALVKTTREPGGQQLHRVRVGPLADAATAESLANQLRTWGFGTARVVFE
- a CDS encoding D-alanyl-D-alanine carboxypeptidase family protein; the protein is MRYLTENFSKLTATLAGLLLITSGVAAAAPTMPVPAPPQIGATSYILLDHASGEVLASQNVDQPIEPASITKLMTSYIVFSELRSGGLNLQEMVPVSEKAWRTEGSKMFIEVGNQVQVSDLLKGMIVQSGNDASVALAEHIAGSEETFAALMNQYAASLGMNNSNFLNATGLPAAEHLTTARDIATLSSALIRDFPDYYKWYSEKEFTFNEIRQHNRNNLLWRDPAVDGLKTGHTSSAGYCLAASAQRGGMRLISVVMGSASENSRADDSQKLLNYGFRFFETHQLYRAGEELSRVKVWKGVDEELGLGIAGDIHITIPSGQYENLRAETEVMSVLTAPLASGYEVGSLRVFLGDELKASSPLLTLNEVERGGFWRRMSDSIALWFHDFGD
- a CDS encoding DUF493 domain-containing protein, producing the protein MTSATDSGAGGERRNAAAEIEEGRGLEFPCTYPIKAMGKSGAGLTEQVLEIVSRHVAVEEDAVRSRPSKGGKYESITVTVQVESREQLEAIYGELTRHEQVLWTL
- the lipB gene encoding lipoyl(octanoyl) transferase LipB gives rise to the protein MDALALTVRDLGREAYEPVWRRMQAFTDQRDAGTGDELWLVEHPPVFTLGQAATRDHVLAPGDIPLLQVDRGGQVTYHGPGQAVLYPLWDLKRAKIGIRTLVDWLEQSVIDWLAEHHVTAERRDKAPGVYVSGQKIASLGLRVRRGCSFHGMAVNVAMDLQPFSRINPCGFEGLEMTQSSALGITEDWRSAGMTLIQRLADLSGHIINTKEGACV
- a CDS encoding carboxy terminal-processing peptidase, with amino-acid sequence MTRVKNTAPSAISLANRLAARLTATLSIALLVAGVATAKTPERPLTLQPEPNQLEASRWATTFLTRAHYKKTRLDDTLSSAILDRYLESLDPNRVFFMDSDVRQFEAFRTVLDDALKKQDLSAAFVIFNVYAQRVNERIEFATALLEKPFDFEINESLELDRSEAPWAKTETELNDIWRRRVKNDMLRLRLANKEEESANDVLRQRYENLDRRVSELDSEDVFQYYMNAFALSIEPHTGYLAPRSSENFQISMRLSLEGIGAVLQRENEYTTIRRVVPGGPASKDGRLKVGDRIISVTETPGEEATDVVGWRLDDVVELIRGTSGTEVVLEVIPAETGIDGQPVNIGLVRDKVKLEEQAAQSSTFEIEWQGSTHRIGVIDLPAFYLDFAARARRDEDYRSSTRDVRALIAGLKNEGVDGIVMDLRNNGGGSLAEATDLTGLFIDRGPVVQVRDSSGKIDVETDGDRGAAWEGPLVVLVNRHSASASEIFAAAIQDYGRGVVIGEPTFGKGTVQNLINLDRYGKGDDPKFGQLKLTIAQFFRVNGGSTQHRGVIPDIIFPTAGIEDKYGESSLDNALPWTSIPPTRYKIYDDLTGILPVVEQRSQERLENDAEFKYLLEDIATMREARDQTRVSLLEEARRAELEKEEELRTVRKAAREAFAKSASDDVKLLSTTNPDIPPEALNAELETANDYEDDAPDVLLNETVRILGDIISLTGEGQRTAALTEKRVPETITN